The stretch of DNA AATCGCTAAAAACGAGTCATAAGTCACCTGTTTTCCCAACTTGGATTCACAGACAAACTTAAAACTGCGTGACATACTCCCGACGCTCACCTTAACAGGTAGAGCGCGGGGCTGCTTGCGGTTATAGCTCAAATTATCAACATTAAAGCAGTTTTTAGAAGAGTTGCCAGTTCTGGCAATTGGCAGGCTTGTTGAATTCTCTAACTTTCTTGCCGATAATCTCCCGATTTCCCACCGGTTTTACTCAGCAAACGAATTCCTTCAATCTGCATCGATTTCTCTAAAGCTTTTGCCATATCGTATAGGGTGAGCGCTGCTACCGACACCGCCGTCAGCGCTTCCATTTCCACCCCCGTTTCCGCCTTAGTCTTGACTTCCGCCCGAATTTGATATCCCGGCAATTCCGAATCGGGCGTTATTTGCACTTCTACTTTAGAAAGCGGCAGGGGATGACACAAGGGTATCAATTGGGCAGTCTGTTTCGCAGCCATAATGCCAGC from Aerosakkonema funiforme FACHB-1375 encodes:
- the moaC gene encoding cyclic pyranopterin monophosphate synthase MoaC — its product is MQQFSENKLTHLDDRGEAHMVDVSAKEATVRQAVAAGQVRMLPKTLAAIQAGNAPKGDVLGTARLAGIMAAKQTAQLIPLCHPLPLSKVEVQITPDSELPGYQIRAEVKTKAETGVEMEALTAVSVAALTLYDMAKALEKSMQIEGIRLLSKTGGKSGDYRQES